GAAGGTGCACAAAAAGATAGGGCCAACAACACATCAAACAAAGCACGCAAGTGGATGGCAACTGAGCTATCATTACCAATATGTTAATATTCTTGATCATATGTCATAACCCTTTGAAGTTTTCTGATGCCACACTAAGAAATATGCGCACACAAAGCTGGAATCTTTTTTGTCGGGTTGATCCAAGAACTCGAACTTCGATCAAATTTATTAGTGCTATCAAATGCCGTGAAAAATCCATCAAGGTTCCTGATTCAATCGAGAAAAATTTTTATGACTGGTAATCTTTACAACAAAGGTCACATGTGCACTCATGTATGTTCTCTCGAGCATccacaaaagggaaaaaaacacacacacacacaaaactGTATGTCTTCCTCTGGAAAAAAGAGCCAGATATGTTGCTCAGGATCACGCAAGTTGCCATGTTTTTACCCGCGAATGGTGATTTTCCAAGCTTCTGTTGAGCTAATTGTATGGTGTGTCCATGGCACATCTCATGAGGGGACCTATGCTATGATGTGAGGCTGGTCGTTGTCCAGACAGATTAAGAAATTAACAGCTTAATTGTGATGATCAACTAAGTATCCAATTGGCAGCGCAATTATTATATGACAAATTTCACGACGATTAATTTGTGCTGCCAATTTCTTCAGACAGATTAGGTAGCTACAAGAATTATTAGACGACTTGACTTATTAGTAAGGGTAGAAGGTGATTGGATTGAAAAGTCTCACTGGCCAGCCAGCCAGCCATTTCAAGTCAAAACGTCTTTTTtctgtcatttttttttcatcatctaTGCAAATAATTGCTTGACACAGTAGTCAGAAGTTGTCCGATTAGCTTCATCTTTTAACCTCAAGCTTTTCCCTGTTGAAAAGGAGAAGATCAAGCATCAAAAGACAGTTTCAAAAAGAGAGTAGTACACGAATTGATAGCCTGGACTGACACTGACTTTTTGCTTTGGAAAAGAGCAATCCGAAATGCTTAATAATGAGAGCTTACAGCGCAACCTTCAACTAATGATGCTATGCTAACATTTACCTCTGTCTCCTGAGTAAACTGATTAATTAGGGGCCACTTTTGGCTAATTAATGACTCCCACAAAATTCGTTATGGTCCATGTTTTAGCAGAatttaaaccttttttttttttttttcaatcaatgCTTCATTTTTAATGTAATGTATTTAAGTTGGggacaaaatatatttttttggctCAATTACATAAGAGTGTTCTACGAATAAATGTGATTTGGGCACTTGAAGTATTCGATGTATAAGCGGCTTGCAGGTGGTTTCTGATGAAGCGAGAgcaatgtacaatggaggggcGGCCGGTCTATCATTTTGGAGCCCAAACGTGAACATATTCAGAGATCCGAGATGGGGGAGGGGCCAGGAAACCCCCGGTGAGGACCCCATTGTGGCTTCTAGGTACGCCACCAGTTACGTGAGGGGACTTCAGAGCCCGGTTGGGAATAGCTTGAAGGTTGCTGCTTGTTGCAAACACTACACTGCTTATGACCTGGATCAGTGGAATGATGTGGACCGCTTCCATTTCAATGCCAGGGTAAGAATTGTTGTGGATTGATTACTTTAAATGAttgcaaattttaattttattttagttgCCCACCACACCACAAATATATAGTAACattaccaacaaaaaaaaaaaaaaaattagaaaaatgctACAACTTTTTTATGCAGGGAAATTTCATTCTTATAAATCCATAGCCTTACCCAATGGCTTGATAATGCCAATAAGCCACAAGTAATTGCCATCTAAATCAGTTGTACATCGTGCATTTAAGGGGTTTCTTGACGAGTACAGGTAAACAAACAAGACCTGGAGGACACTTACAACGTGCCCTTCAAAGCTTGCGTGGTGGAGGGCAGGGTGGCCAGTGTAATGTGCTCGTACAATCAGGTCAATGGAAAGCCCACCTGTGCTGATCCCAGCCTGCTTCGTGGAACCGTCCGCGGGCAGTGGCGGCTGGATGGGTATCTGTCTCTAATAATTAACTTTCTGATGATGATGCTCCTCGTGGTCATGGAGATGCCACTAATCCAATCTCATAATCTCATGCAGCTATATTGTCTCGGATTGTGATTCCGTCGACACTTTCTTTAATCAACAACATTTCACCCCCACTCCAGAAGATGCAGTTGCAGCTACCATTAGAGCAGGTCACttaaatttgagatatattaTCGCATTTATATTCCATTTACTTTATGTATACTTGGTACTTTTGAAACAAGTTAACAAAAAATTTAGgccttattaaaaaaaattttttttttttttttacattttcaaTCATTCTTTTATCTCACCTCACGTGCATTACATTCTACAGAACgtgtaatttttctacaaaaactcctCAAAAAATGCAGATAAAGTATTTTATAGTCCAATAAATCTTCATTACAGCTGGCATTGTGTGCAATATAAAGTCGATCCAAATGAGAATATAATTCAAATTTATATGGATGGTAGCTAATTAGGTTGGTATGAATGATTAACATTGTAGGATTGGATTTGGACTGTGGGCCCTTTCTTGCAATTTTCACTGAGAGGGCCATTCGTGCCGGCAAAGTATCCGTGGCTCTTGTTGATGGGGCCTTAACAAACACATTACATGTGCAAATGCGCTTGGGCATGTTCGATGGAGCTAGACAGCCTTACCTGAACTTGGGTCCAAAAGATGTCTGCACACCCGCCCATAAACAACTAGCCCTTGAAGCTGCCCATCAAGGAATTGTTCTTCTCCAAAACAGGGCCAGGTCTTTGCCTCTGTCTACACACCTTCACCACACTGTTGCCGTGATTGGGCCCAATTCTGATGCAACCGAAACCATGATAGGCAACTATGCTGGTGAGTAAAAATTTTCTCAATCCCAACACTACTACTGCGGTTTTCTTTCTGttgtcatttcttttttttaagggAAAATGGCTACAGCTGATTATCAGTATGTGGAGTAAATGCCAGTATTGGGcgagaaaaaaattttttaaaaaaaaaaacaaagaaaagaaaagaagcttGTTTTAAAACGCCAAAATAAGAACAATATTCAagatatatatagtttttagtCCAAAAAAAATTACGATTTCCAAGGCAAAAAATAATTGTTTTCATGAACTCTGGTGAAGTATAAACCGGATCGATCTTTACCATTCATATACTCAAAACAAACATTTGATTCATGGTGCAGGGATACCATGTGGTTACATTAGCCCTTTGCAAGGCATAGGAAGATATGCTAGGACAATTCATCAAGCAGGGTGCAATGGTGTTGCTTGCATCAGTAACCGGCAATTTGGTGCAGCTGAGGCTGCTGCCCGGCAGGCAGATGCAACTGTCCtagtgatggggatagatcaatCGATTGAAGCCGAAGCCAAGGATCGATTAAGCCTCCTTTTGCCTGGACTACAGCAGGAACTTGTCTCCAGGGTGGCAAGAGCTTCAAGAGGACCTGTAATTTTAGTCTTGATGTGTGGCAGTCCTGTGGATGTCACATTTGCCAAGAATGATCCACGCATTGCAGCCATCTTGTGGGCCGGCTACCCAGGTCAAGCTGGAGGTGCTGCCATTGCTGATATAATTTTTGGAACAACCAATCCAGGTACATAAAGATTTAACGTATTCAAGAAACGGTGTTCATTTtctgaattttattttcttatagaAGAATCTCCAGAATGATACGAGCGAGAAAGTTGCGTTGTTGAATTTCAGGAGCAAAGCTTCCCATGACATGGTATCCACAGGACTATGTAGTTAAAGTGCCAATGACAGATATGGGTATGAGGCCGGATCCATCAAGAGGCTATCCGGGACGAACTTACAGATTTTACAAAGGACCAGTTGTGTTTCCATTTGGTTTTGGTCTGAGTTATACAGCTTTTAAGGTAGCGTTAGCCCATGCTCCAACCACCGTTCCAGTGACTCTAGCAAGCAATTATGCATTTAAAAATGTGACATTGTTGAAGGATGCAGTCAGAGTTTCTCACAGCAACTGTGATGCTATGAAGTTAGGCATGCATTTTGACGTACAAAATGTAGGAGAAAGGGATGGGAGTCATTCTCTTTTAGTATTTTCAACACCTCCAGCCGGTAAATGGGCTCCTGCAAAGCAATTGGTTGCATTCGAGAAAGTCCATGTCTTGGCTGGGGCTCAACAGAGGATTAGCGTTCATTTTGACGCTTGCAAGCACCTCAGTGTTGTGGACCGATTTGGAATTCGAAGAATTCCGATGGGTGTGCACAGTCTTCAAATTGGAGATCTCGAGCACGCCATAACACTCCAAGCTGCTGTAGAAGAGATAAAGTCTTAAAGCTGGTTAATTATTGGGGTCGAGTTTGAAGTTAGAAGTAATAGTTGTGTGTTCCTTGGTACAATTCTGGATTTCAACCCTATGAAACAACAGCAATTGTGAATGTGACATGGTTCATAGGGATTATATATATTGAAAGAAAGGAAATTTGGTTAGTCGTGAATGAATACGACCAGATCAAGTGTAGAAAAAGGTTGTAATGCATCTTAGATTGGCAAGTGTAGAAAGAACTCGATGATGTACTTCTTACACATGAAATAATTGCAGAATTGAAAGTTTGGTGTGGTGTTCGTTGCAGAGTTGAAATACTGCTGCCATAAGCTTTGTGCAATCTCCTAGCCTGCTCCCAAGTGCCGAGGAACGTCCCCACTATCTGTCATTCATATTCGGTCGCAAGACTGGTAACTCACAAATCTTTTGACTGAAAATCACTTGACTAAATATTCGGCTTGTGAATTAAGTTCCCCAGTTTTTTATGAATCAAAAACATATAGTACTGCGTCAGACATAATCAGTTCCAAGAATATCCATCAGgagaaaaacatgaaaaaaaatCTTAATCTTAGCGGGTGCATCTCATGAGCGAGCCCCCTGCCATCTACTGGTCATTGACCATCTCGTGCTAACAAATGTCATTGCATGCACACGAATAATAATATAATGGAATCGGAGCACCCTTCTGATCTAGTAAGTGTTTATACCCACTAACCCTTTATACACAGTGTCTTTAGACTCTCCTATCCTCTGGAGCaggatagattaggttatataaatgttatcgttgcagtaaaataaaaaaaaaaaatagtataaTGGaaccaaattcttgcaaaaacaaaagagatgcaaaagaattTGAGAAGCTAACAAAAGAACACGTGAATAATGCAAATGCAAAGGAGGTGTCGGTGTTGAGGATGGTTAGGACGATATTATTCAGTGTGCCTTTTATAATCAATGGTCCCAATTGACATTGATATCTTAACAGCATTAACCAGAAGCGAAATGCAATCAATCTAAACTAGAGCCCCTTTTAGCTGCTCTCTCTTCTCCACCACTCCACCCCTACTCTTTCTCTACCTCTCTTTTTAGGTTTATTTGCCCCCAGAATCCAACCTTATCATCCCATCTCTATTCATTCACCGACAAGAAAGCCAAAACAGGGAGTATTATTTTGTTGAACATTTCCTTTAATACTGTAACAATTTCAGCACATAAATTTGTTACTGCATTGAAAAGCTTGCAAAAAAATCGCAGATGCTTGATAATCAATCTAATAGGTTAAACAGAAAATACTAGTGTGTTTCAAGTAATCtgcccaagaaaaaaaaattaaaaaaatatatatatatatatgggagCGACTACCAATGGTGGAGCCTGTCTATATAAAATAAGCATAAAAACTAACCAAGAAGCCACACATATATAGCCAAAGATGCATAGACATAACTATTTGATGGGAGTAACATATTCTTATCTAACCGGGCTACTCAACCATCCCTTTCCCCTAACGTCTACCTTCCgcactctctcttttctctcttcccttttcatcttcttctctctctctctctcatcctTTGCTTGCTTCGTCTAGTTTCCAGTTTCCCTCAACCTCAAGGTACGCATTCCTCTTAttctctccttctttcttctgGACTATAGCGCCTGGATTCTTCTGTTTTTCCACTATTCATCTTAATATATAGtgctatatacatatatatatatatatagatatgtaTGGCTCAATGCTAAATCTATAACCTGTACATGGCACCATAAATATGCAATGCACATAGAGCCATTAACAGAGTATAGCCGGTGTTTCCCTCCCTGCTGATTTCCTCCTTCCTCCTCCACCACTTTTGCTGAGCAAAACTACACACACACGCAGTACACACACAAGTTTGTGAGTTCAGCTGGCAtttatttgtgtgtgtgtgtgtgtttctctttttagtttttttttttttttttttgaatttttaatgATTGATGAGGAAATGGAAGTACCACTACTAAACAAATACTCACTAATGAACAAGGAATGAGTGATGTAACAGGAACCGGATTAGCAGATGGCAGGCGTTGGCAGAAGCGAGGAGCAACATCAGCACCGTACTGCCTCTGCCACCGAAAATCATGAGGTATTATTCATCTCTAGCTAAAACTCCTTTTGTCCTTATCTTTTTAACCTGAATTCGTCCTCATCCTCTTTCTCATTCTTCGTCAacctcacctttttttttttgtaaataaattttataaagaaaacaagaacaaaataaaaaggtaaaaaattCAGTAGATAGATCTACATTATGGGATGTTCAGAGTTCTGGTTCTaaacattaattttttttagcgAATTTGCTGCATTGGATATTCATCTGGGCCATTGCTAATTATTGCTATTTAAAACCGATATTTGCTTATATCTGCACCAAATTTTTTGAGCTTTTTCATCTATTCTCGACCGGATTAACTGCGGTTGTAGCATTTATATCATATGGCCATCTCATGCATTTCTAAAAGTTATTACATGGAGCCGGGACAAAAACGCAATGCATTGAGGAAAAAGTGTGAATAAGTTTGTGTTTTTATTACGCTTTTCttttatacatacatatatgggCATAAGAAGATTTGCTAGGATTTCATTTGTGGGGCAAATAATTTATGTGATGTGTGGTGTGGTGGTGCTCAACCTCATGTATAGGTATTATAGCTCGCTTTGGTCCCTTTGAACGATATATCAGTCATCGCCTTGTGACTTTCCAGAGCTTTCATGTCTGTCCCCCACACAAAAAGCTATTTGTAACCACCAGCCGACCCATGAGCATAAATAAATTAGAGACATCATCAACAAGCAACATGATGCTTTTGATagatatcttcttcttcttcttcttcgtagACCAGAATCCAACTTTGAACAATAATAGAGATGATAATAGGTTGTTTGGGGTGGTGCCAATGTATGTATGTTCCTCATCCTGCATCAGCAATGATAATTGTAAACAGTCCAATAAAAAGAATGAAGTGTTGAatctttgaatttgaatttaggAAACGAATAATTAATTCTTCGAGTTAGGCATGAAATTTGAGTAAGGATGAAGGACACGCCAACAACTGGAAATTATTAGTCAATCACTGAAATTGATGAGTTGTTGGCGGCATCCTCCTTTAATAAGAGGCTTTAACAAAAGAAGACAAATAAGCGTTCGGCCTTGAACAAAAAGGTTGACCATCGGATCAGCCACGGCTGGCTTTAATAAGTCATTCATTGACACCGGTTGGCATCTTTCCTTCCTGGGAATATTCGGTTTTATCAGAAATCAATTCTGCTTTCGCTTGTTGGATCATCTTTTCATCCTAAGCTGAATACTTCATACTTGATTTTGTCAGACCAGTCTAATCCAGCCAGCGTCAAGTAGGAGGAGGAATAATCTTCTATTGAACtcttgtttcattattattgtttGAGTTTCAAGCTGAAtaatcttgtttctttcttgGAAGAAATTTCCAAGATCCCTTTTTTCTCCAAGACAAGACTAGATGATTATTGTTCACATCTTCTGCTGACTTATAACTTTTCAATTGGGGGTAGGTGGCATCTCAAGACAAGAAATATGGGGGAATCGTGCCAAAGAAAAAGCCCTTAATATCCAAGGCAAGTCATTTAAATCTACTTTggcttctttcttctttttttttttccctttctctaagaacaaaatatttttttttattaaaaaggAAACACATACATACTACTGTTGTGAATGCAGGATCACGAGCGAGCCTTCTTTGATTCAGCAGATTGGGCTTTGTGCAAGGTAGTACGATAGATTTTGCTACAtgagaaaataaattttatttgctttaaaAAATGGAGGGActtccttttccctttcttcCAAGGAGCGACCGAGTCCAATATGTTAGTTTCAGtatagtccttttttttttttgcttttttgagCAAATACAACTCAAGTTTAGGTGCAATTTGCATTATTGTTTTGTTATGAATTCTGATAACGAATGACAAACAGCAAGGTGCAGGCGCATGCCATGAGAAATCAACAGTTGCTGTGGAGACATTGCGGCCAAAGCTACAGGTAACTGACAAATTAATTGAGAGCCCATTTGCCATCTCATCTACAAAGTTAAAGTCATATTTTGTGTAAGAAAAA
This region of Coffea arabica cultivar ET-39 chromosome 3c, Coffea Arabica ET-39 HiFi, whole genome shotgun sequence genomic DNA includes:
- the LOC113733895 gene encoding beta-D-xylosidase 1, yielding MAQSQRKCFSFPIIFLLIFLSSYTGGESRPPFACDPNNALSKTFPFCSVSLHIRDRVKDLLGRLTLQEKIRLLVNNAAPVERLGIKGYEWWSEALHGVARSPGVHFGGEFPGATSFPQVITTAASFNASLWEQIGRVVSDEARAMYNGGAAGLSFWSPNVNIFRDPRWGRGQETPGEDPIVASRYATSYVRGLQSPVGNSLKVAACCKHYTAYDLDQWNDVDRFHFNARVNKQDLEDTYNVPFKACVVEGRVASVMCSYNQVNGKPTCADPSLLRGTVRGQWRLDGYIVSDCDSVDTFFNQQHFTPTPEDAVAATIRAGLDLDCGPFLAIFTERAIRAGKVSVALVDGALTNTLHVQMRLGMFDGARQPYLNLGPKDVCTPAHKQLALEAAHQGIVLLQNRARSLPLSTHLHHTVAVIGPNSDATETMIGNYAGIPCGYISPLQGIGRYARTIHQAGCNGVACISNRQFGAAEAAARQADATVLVMGIDQSIEAEAKDRLSLLLPGLQQELVSRVARASRGPVILVLMCGSPVDVTFAKNDPRIAAILWAGYPGQAGGAAIADIIFGTTNPGAKLPMTWYPQDYVVKVPMTDMGMRPDPSRGYPGRTYRFYKGPVVFPFGFGLSYTAFKVALAHAPTTVPVTLASNYAFKNVTLLKDAVRVSHSNCDAMKLGMHFDVQNVGERDGSHSLLVFSTPPAGKWAPAKQLVAFEKVHVLAGAQQRISVHFDACKHLSVVDRFGIRRIPMGVHSLQIGDLEHAITLQAAVEEIKS
- the LOC113733896 gene encoding uncharacterized protein, coding for MAGVGRSEEQHQHRTASATENHEVASQDKKYGGIVPKKKPLISKDHERAFFDSADWALCKQGAGACHEKSTVAVETLRPKLQRTPHQQLPPRRPTCTSGSGRDSS